In a genomic window of Spirosoma agri:
- a CDS encoding inorganic phosphate transporter produces MFGLETDVFILLFISLFAACAFEFVNGFHDTANAVATVIYTNALKPTAAVVWSGICNFAGVLLGGIGVAMGIVNLLPVELLVDQNVYHSVAMVLALLLSAIIWNLGTWYFGLPSSSSHTLIGSILGVGLAFSTMPDNTAGSAVNWDKAIETGQALLLSPLLGFSLAIVLMFVLRRSVPEEVKDQLFKEPKKNSLPPSWIRGILIATCSLVSFFHGSNDGQKGVGLIMLILIGVVPFHFAIQSDLDPRLLQPNIAGIEQTIAALDSNQLSPVNRDRLARTRIELGELKELVNAPLVDHKIPKEERLNVRRDLLLINSNMNKIADDESANLSANQLALLKKSLGEESGLRRFTDYAPLWVILMIALSLGLGTMIGWRRIVVTVGEKIGKQHLTYAQGASAELVAASMIGLASAMKLPVSTTHVLSSGIAGSMVASKGVKNLQAGTIRNIALAWVLTLPVSMLLAFTFYLLFRWLL; encoded by the coding sequence ATGTTTGGATTAGAAACGGATGTTTTTATCCTCTTATTTATCAGCTTATTCGCTGCCTGCGCTTTCGAGTTTGTTAATGGTTTCCACGATACGGCCAATGCCGTTGCCACTGTTATTTATACCAATGCACTGAAGCCCACTGCCGCTGTGGTGTGGTCGGGCATCTGCAATTTCGCGGGCGTTTTGCTGGGCGGAATTGGTGTTGCCATGGGTATTGTTAATCTGCTGCCGGTTGAATTACTGGTCGATCAGAACGTTTATCATAGCGTTGCCATGGTGCTGGCCCTGTTGCTAAGCGCCATTATCTGGAACCTGGGAACCTGGTATTTTGGTTTACCAAGTTCAAGTTCACACACCCTTATCGGCTCAATCCTCGGCGTTGGTCTTGCCTTCTCCACGATGCCTGACAACACCGCCGGCTCGGCCGTGAACTGGGATAAAGCTATTGAAACCGGCCAGGCTCTCTTGCTGTCGCCGTTGCTGGGTTTTAGCCTGGCCATCGTACTGATGTTTGTTCTACGACGATCCGTGCCCGAAGAGGTGAAGGATCAGCTTTTCAAGGAGCCTAAGAAAAACAGCCTTCCCCCGTCCTGGATTCGGGGCATCCTGATTGCGACCTGCTCGCTGGTGAGCTTTTTTCACGGTAGCAATGACGGACAGAAAGGCGTGGGTCTGATCATGCTGATTCTGATCGGTGTCGTACCCTTTCATTTTGCCATCCAGTCTGATCTCGATCCGCGTCTGCTGCAACCGAACATCGCTGGTATCGAGCAAACGATTGCCGCACTGGATTCAAACCAACTCTCACCTGTAAACCGGGATCGGCTGGCTCGAACCCGTATTGAGTTGGGCGAATTGAAGGAGTTAGTCAACGCGCCACTCGTTGATCACAAGATTCCGAAGGAAGAGCGGTTGAACGTTCGGCGTGATCTGTTGTTGATCAACAGCAATATGAATAAAATTGCCGACGACGAAAGCGCCAATCTGAGCGCTAACCAATTGGCACTTCTGAAAAAGAGTCTGGGTGAAGAAAGTGGCCTGCGCCGGTTTACTGACTATGCACCCCTATGGGTTATCCTGATGATCGCACTTTCGCTGGGTCTGGGTACTATGATCGGCTGGCGTCGGATTGTGGTTACTGTTGGTGAGAAGATCGGTAAACAGCATTTGACGTACGCCCAGGGCGCGTCGGCGGAATTGGTGGCTGCCAGCATGATCGGACTTGCTTCGGCCATGAAACTACCCGTTAGCACGACCCACGTGTTGTCTTCCGGCATTGCCGGTAGTATGGTCGCCAGCAAGGGGGTCAAAAACTTACAGGCGGGCACTATCCGGAATATCGCGCTGGCGTGGGTGCTAACGCTGCCCGTCTCGATGCTTCTGGCCTTTACGTTCTATCTTTTGTTCCGCTGGCTTCTCTAG
- a CDS encoding CvpA family protein, whose translation MIVPLAWGAFNGYRKGLLVEIVAVIAFVVAMIIGFKFLAFGIDLLSPYISRELARKLLPWLGFSVIFFPTVFMINQMGFALRRSLKYTILGTFDSVAGAAVGLFTWLFGISVILWLFSYMGVKIPARQTKGAFLYTYIRPVAPQIMDKAAVWVPKGLETGKKWRAEITSE comes from the coding sequence ATGATTGTCCCTCTGGCCTGGGGGGCGTTTAATGGTTACCGAAAAGGGCTGCTGGTAGAAATTGTCGCGGTCATTGCCTTTGTGGTGGCTATGATTATCGGGTTCAAGTTCTTGGCTTTCGGTATCGATCTGTTGAGCCCATACATCAGCCGCGAGCTAGCCCGCAAGCTATTACCCTGGCTGGGATTTTCGGTGATTTTCTTTCCTACGGTGTTCATGATCAATCAGATGGGTTTTGCGCTTCGGCGCTCCCTGAAATATACGATTCTGGGAACGTTCGATAGTGTAGCCGGAGCCGCTGTTGGTCTTTTTACGTGGCTGTTTGGAATTAGTGTAATCCTTTGGTTGTTCAGCTATATGGGTGTCAAAATCCCAGCTCGCCAGACCAAAGGAGCCTTTTTGTATACGTACATTCGGCCCGTAGCGCCCCAAATAATGGACAAAGCCGCCGTTTGGGTGCCCAAGGGGCTGGAAACCGGGAAAAAATGGCGGGCAGAAATTACAAGCGAGTAA
- a CDS encoding lysophospholipid acyltransferase family protein yields MNYVKPTKFSYLPKFLMPLDILGIFECDPFGNSLLVRRLLIAIIGWLTYARYTVVNRIQIEGTENLENLPINNVLFLSNHQTYFADVIAFFHIFCAVKWGFQNTMLPPVYLLGPRARQYYVAASETMNKGFVPRVFAAGGALTIERSWRAEGREVQRSVDTTANDKIAKALAHGWVVSFPQGTTTPYAPVRKGTGHLLKANEPIVIPVVINGFRRAFDKKGLRFKKRNTLLTVQFKEPLQYSKDDSVDDIVAKVRHAIGQDMPEWSKEER; encoded by the coding sequence ATGAACTACGTAAAGCCTACTAAATTCAGCTACTTGCCCAAGTTCCTGATGCCGTTGGACATACTCGGTATTTTCGAATGTGATCCCTTTGGCAACTCACTGCTGGTCAGGCGTCTATTGATCGCTATTATTGGTTGGCTGACCTACGCCCGGTACACAGTCGTCAATCGAATTCAGATTGAAGGCACCGAAAATCTGGAAAACTTACCGATTAATAACGTGCTGTTTCTGTCGAATCACCAGACGTATTTCGCCGATGTCATCGCCTTCTTTCATATTTTCTGCGCCGTCAAATGGGGGTTTCAGAATACCATGCTACCACCGGTTTATCTACTCGGTCCGAGGGCTCGACAATACTATGTGGCCGCATCAGAAACGATGAATAAAGGGTTTGTGCCCCGTGTTTTTGCCGCGGGCGGTGCCTTAACGATCGAACGGTCCTGGCGGGCGGAGGGTCGTGAAGTACAACGGTCGGTTGATACGACGGCAAACGACAAAATTGCAAAGGCGCTGGCTCACGGTTGGGTCGTTAGCTTTCCGCAGGGCACCACTACACCCTACGCGCCGGTTCGTAAAGGCACTGGACACCTGCTCAAAGCGAACGAGCCCATCGTTATTCCGGTGGTTATCAACGGATTCCGGCGGGCGTTTGACAAGAAGGGGTTACGATTCAAAAAGCGCAACACGCTGCTGACCGTTCAATTTAAAGAGCCTCTCCAGTACAGCAAAGATGATAGTGTCGACGACATCGTCGCTAAAGTTCGTCACGCGATTGGCCAGGACATGCCCGAATGGTCGAAGGAAGAGCGGTAA
- a CDS encoding fumarate reductase/succinate dehydrogenase flavoprotein subunit has product MKLESKIPEGPLAEKWSRQKFGLKLVNPANKRKYEIIIVGTGLAGASAAASLAELGYSVKAFCFQDSPRRAHSIAAQGGINAAKNYQNDGDSVFRLFYDTVKGGDYRAREGNVHRLAEVSVNIIDQCVAQGVPFAREYGGLLANRSFGGSQVSRTFYARGQTGQQLLLGAYSALSRQVANGKVKLYPRTEMLDLVVEGGKARGIITRNLITGKIESHSAHAVLLCTGGYGNVFYLSTNAMGSNATAAWRAHKKGALFANPCFTQIHPTCIPVSGHYQSKLTLMSESLRNDGRVWAPKSKEDAQKIQKGELKATDLAEDARDYFLERRYPAFGNLVPRDVASRNAKNMCDEGRGVSKTGLAVYLDFADAIKRDGQKTIEAKYGNLFEMYEKITGENPYETPMMIYPAVHYTMGGLWVDYNLMTTIPGLYALGEANFSDHGANRLGASALMQGLADGYFVIPYTVGDYLATIGPADKIPVDAPAFKEAEKKVHDQIERLLAIKGERPVDDLHKELGHIMWEYCGMGRTAEGLQIAREKIKALKKEFWTNVRVLGDSQEMNQALEGASRVADFIELGALMVEDALNRNESCGGHFREEYQTPDGEALRDDENYAYVAAWEFQGEDKPELLNKEELVFENVKLTQRSYK; this is encoded by the coding sequence ATGAAACTGGAATCTAAAATTCCCGAAGGTCCTCTAGCCGAAAAATGGAGTCGGCAAAAATTTGGCTTGAAGCTGGTGAATCCAGCCAATAAGCGTAAATATGAGATCATTATCGTGGGCACTGGCTTGGCTGGTGCATCAGCGGCAGCTTCACTGGCTGAGTTGGGGTACAGTGTCAAAGCATTCTGCTTTCAGGATAGCCCCCGTCGGGCTCACTCCATTGCGGCTCAGGGTGGTATAAATGCCGCTAAGAATTACCAAAACGATGGCGACAGCGTATTCCGGCTGTTCTACGATACGGTCAAGGGTGGCGATTATCGCGCTCGGGAAGGTAACGTACACCGGCTGGCTGAAGTCAGTGTCAATATCATTGACCAGTGCGTAGCGCAGGGCGTGCCGTTCGCTCGTGAATACGGTGGTCTGCTGGCAAACCGCTCCTTCGGTGGCTCGCAGGTATCGCGTACGTTTTATGCGCGTGGTCAAACTGGTCAGCAATTGCTGTTGGGTGCCTACTCGGCGTTGAGCCGTCAGGTTGCCAACGGTAAAGTGAAATTATACCCACGCACCGAAATGCTCGACCTTGTGGTTGAGGGTGGAAAAGCGCGCGGTATCATTACCCGTAACCTGATTACGGGTAAAATCGAATCTCATTCCGCGCACGCCGTGCTGCTTTGCACGGGTGGCTATGGTAACGTATTCTACCTGTCAACGAATGCGATGGGATCGAATGCGACAGCTGCGTGGCGGGCGCACAAAAAAGGTGCTTTGTTTGCCAATCCCTGCTTTACACAGATTCACCCAACGTGTATTCCGGTATCGGGCCACTACCAGTCGAAACTGACACTGATGTCGGAATCGCTGCGGAATGATGGCCGGGTTTGGGCACCGAAGTCGAAGGAAGATGCGCAGAAAATTCAGAAGGGTGAGTTGAAGGCAACCGACCTGGCCGAAGATGCGCGCGACTACTTCTTGGAGCGCCGTTATCCGGCTTTTGGTAACCTCGTACCACGTGACGTAGCATCTCGTAACGCTAAGAATATGTGCGACGAAGGTCGTGGCGTTAGTAAAACCGGTCTGGCTGTTTATCTGGATTTTGCCGATGCGATCAAACGCGACGGGCAGAAGACGATCGAGGCTAAGTACGGTAACCTCTTCGAGATGTACGAAAAGATCACCGGCGAGAACCCATACGAGACGCCGATGATGATCTACCCCGCTGTTCACTACACGATGGGCGGTTTGTGGGTCGATTACAACCTGATGACAACGATTCCGGGTCTGTACGCGCTCGGCGAAGCGAATTTCTCCGACCACGGAGCTAACCGGTTGGGTGCTTCGGCGCTGATGCAGGGACTAGCCGATGGTTATTTTGTCATTCCCTATACGGTTGGTGATTACTTGGCAACGATTGGTCCTGCCGACAAAATACCGGTCGATGCGCCTGCATTTAAGGAAGCAGAAAAGAAAGTGCATGACCAGATCGAACGCCTTTTAGCCATTAAAGGGGAGCGTCCGGTTGACGACCTGCATAAAGAATTAGGCCATATCATGTGGGAGTACTGCGGCATGGGCCGTACTGCCGAAGGGCTGCAAATTGCCCGTGAGAAAATCAAGGCACTTAAGAAGGAGTTCTGGACAAATGTCAGAGTGTTGGGCGATTCGCAGGAAATGAACCAGGCCCTGGAAGGTGCTTCACGCGTGGCCGATTTCATCGAATTAGGTGCGCTGATGGTTGAAGATGCACTGAATCGGAATGAGTCCTGTGGTGGTCACTTCCGCGAGGAGTACCAGACGCCCGATGGGGAGGCCCTCCGTGACGATGAGAACTACGCTTACGTAGCCGCCTGGGAGTTTCAGGGTGAAGACAAGCCTGAACTGCTCAACAAAGAGGAGTTGGTGTTCGAAAACGTGAAACTGACACAGCGTAGTTATAAATAA
- a CDS encoding GatB/YqeY domain-containing protein — MSLKQQIDADIKQAMLAKDQDKLRALRAVKSMILLEETKEGAAGDLKPDDETKILTKAVKQRKDSADIYRQQNRPDLLATEEAEIAVIEQYLPKQLSENELKEKLQVIIARVGASAPSDMGKVMGVATKELAGQTDGKAISAAVKQLLQ, encoded by the coding sequence ATGTCGCTAAAACAACAAATTGACGCCGATATCAAGCAGGCTATGCTTGCTAAAGACCAAGACAAACTGCGGGCCTTGCGCGCGGTAAAATCCATGATCCTGCTTGAAGAAACCAAAGAAGGGGCCGCTGGCGACCTCAAACCCGACGATGAAACCAAAATTCTGACCAAAGCGGTAAAGCAGCGGAAAGATTCGGCCGACATCTACCGCCAGCAGAACCGCCCCGATCTGCTGGCTACGGAAGAAGCGGAAATTGCCGTCATTGAGCAATACCTGCCCAAGCAACTTTCGGAAAATGAGCTAAAGGAAAAACTACAGGTCATCATCGCCCGCGTTGGCGCGTCGGCTCCGTCCGATATGGGTAAGGTGATGGGTGTGGCAACCAAAGAGCTAGCTGGTCAGACTGATGGCAAAGCAATTTCGGCAGCGGTTAAGCAATTACTTCAATGA
- the rlmN gene encoding 23S rRNA (adenine(2503)-C(2))-methyltransferase RlmN codes for MKQDIRKLTAAQLKDWLAQQGEPGFRAKQVHEWLWKKSAQSFEQMTNLSLPMRELLGAHFEIRPLTVDQQQRSNDGTIKSSFRLFDGNLVEGVLIPALRNDDERGDRSAGAGPSNDRMTACVSSQVGCSLTCKFCATGYMDRKRNLDAAEIYDQVVAIDRQAKENYESPLSNIVYMGMGEPLLNYKNVLESVDRITSPDGLGMSPKRITVSTAGIAKMIRQLGDDAVKFNLALSLHAANDLKRDQIMPINESNTLAALGDALGYFYKKTGTRITFEYILFYNFNDTQQDAQELWKFTKRVPAKVNIIEYNPIAEANFKNTDPQTLDRFAGFLEDKGVTVNVRRSRGKDIDAACGQLAGKK; via the coding sequence ATGAAACAAGACATTCGCAAACTTACGGCCGCTCAACTGAAAGACTGGCTAGCGCAACAGGGCGAACCGGGATTCAGGGCTAAACAGGTTCATGAATGGCTCTGGAAAAAATCGGCTCAATCGTTTGAGCAGATGACAAATCTGTCGTTGCCAATGCGGGAATTGCTGGGCGCTCACTTCGAGATTCGCCCGCTGACCGTCGATCAGCAGCAACGCAGTAATGACGGCACCATCAAATCGTCGTTCCGATTGTTCGATGGTAATCTGGTGGAGGGTGTTTTGATCCCGGCCTTACGGAATGACGATGAGCGTGGCGACCGGTCCGCCGGTGCGGGACCGTCGAATGATCGCATGACGGCCTGTGTGTCGAGCCAGGTGGGCTGTTCGCTGACCTGTAAATTCTGTGCGACGGGATACATGGACCGTAAACGCAATCTCGATGCCGCCGAAATTTACGATCAGGTGGTCGCCATTGACCGGCAGGCTAAAGAAAATTACGAGTCGCCCCTGTCGAACATTGTGTATATGGGCATGGGTGAACCCCTGCTGAATTACAAAAATGTGCTGGAATCGGTCGATCGTATTACCTCGCCCGATGGATTGGGCATGTCGCCAAAACGGATCACGGTCTCTACGGCGGGTATTGCCAAAATGATTCGGCAACTCGGTGATGATGCGGTGAAATTTAACCTGGCTCTGTCGCTCCATGCGGCCAACGATTTGAAGCGTGACCAGATTATGCCCATCAACGAAAGCAACACATTAGCCGCTCTGGGCGACGCATTGGGCTATTTTTACAAAAAGACGGGGACTCGTATTACATTTGAGTACATCCTTTTTTATAATTTTAACGATACGCAGCAGGACGCGCAGGAGCTTTGGAAGTTTACGAAACGGGTTCCGGCGAAAGTCAACATTATCGAGTACAATCCGATCGCGGAAGCCAATTTCAAAAACACGGACCCGCAAACGCTGGATAGATTCGCTGGATTTCTGGAAGATAAGGGTGTAACCGTAAACGTACGCCGAAGCCGGGGGAAGGATATTGATGCCGCCTGCGGTCAGTTGGCTGGTAAAAAATAA
- the prfA gene encoding peptide chain release factor 1 produces the protein MLDQLEAISERFNEVAQQIVQPEAVSDQKRFMKMSKEYKDLEKIVVQYQAYKQLLEEIDNAKEIVATEKDEDFREMAKVELDELLPRRDELEETLKEMLMPRDPNDSKNVILEIRGGTGGDEAAIFAGDLFRMYQRFCEKMGWRMSLVDFTEGTSGGYKEIITEVEGEDVYGKLKFESGVHRVQRVPATETQGRIHTSAASVAVLPEAEEVDVEINMNDIRKDTFCSSGAGGQSVNTTYSAVRLTHIPTGLVVQCQDERSQLKNFDKALTVLRSRLYEIELQKHNDAIASQRKTMVGSGDRSDKIRTYNYPQSRVTDHRIGLTVYNLPAVMDGGIGDFIEQLRIAENAERLKEGATM, from the coding sequence ATGCTTGACCAGTTAGAAGCCATCAGTGAACGCTTCAACGAAGTAGCTCAGCAAATCGTACAGCCTGAAGCCGTTTCGGATCAGAAGCGCTTCATGAAGATGAGCAAAGAATATAAAGATCTGGAAAAGATCGTCGTGCAGTATCAGGCCTACAAGCAACTGCTCGAAGAGATTGATAATGCCAAAGAAATTGTTGCTACCGAAAAGGATGAGGATTTTCGGGAAATGGCTAAGGTTGAACTGGATGAGTTGTTGCCCCGCCGGGATGAACTGGAGGAAACGCTCAAGGAGATGCTGATGCCGAGAGATCCGAATGACAGCAAAAACGTCATTCTCGAAATTCGGGGTGGAACCGGCGGTGACGAAGCGGCCATTTTCGCGGGTGATCTGTTCCGGATGTATCAGCGGTTTTGCGAGAAAATGGGCTGGCGCATGTCGCTAGTTGACTTTACCGAAGGCACATCGGGCGGTTACAAAGAGATCATAACCGAGGTAGAAGGCGAGGATGTATACGGCAAACTGAAGTTTGAGTCGGGCGTTCACCGCGTGCAGCGTGTACCGGCAACAGAAACGCAGGGACGCATTCACACCTCAGCTGCCAGCGTAGCCGTACTACCCGAAGCCGAAGAGGTCGATGTTGAGATCAACATGAATGACATTCGGAAGGATACGTTCTGTTCGTCGGGTGCTGGTGGTCAGTCGGTTAACACGACCTACTCGGCGGTTCGCCTGACCCACATTCCTACGGGCCTGGTGGTTCAGTGTCAGGACGAACGTTCGCAGTTGAAGAACTTCGATAAAGCACTAACCGTTCTTCGCTCACGACTCTACGAAATCGAGCTGCAGAAGCATAACGACGCCATAGCCTCACAACGCAAAACGATGGTTGGTAGTGGTGATCGCTCCGATAAGATCCGGACGTATAACTATCCACAAAGCCGGGTTACCGACCACCGTATCGGCCTGACTGTCTATAATCTGCCCGCAGTAATGGATGGCGGCATCGGTGACTTCATCGAACAACTTCGTATCGCTGAAAATGCCGAACGGTTGAAAGAAGGCGCAACGATGTAA
- a CDS encoding pyridoxine 5'-phosphate synthase, protein MTRLSVNINKIATIRNARGGNNPNLVQVALDCERFGAQGITVHPRPDERHIRYQDVLDLNEVVTTEFNIEGNPDERFIALVKRVKPAQVTLVPDAVDAITSNAGWDTIRYADHLRRLVETFKEDGIRVSIFVDADERMVEGAKAVGTDRIELYTEPYATQYPENPDAAVAPFVRAARKATELGLELNAGHDLSLENLRFFDEQIPELKEVSIGHALVCDALYFGLENTIQMYLRSLSQPGFM, encoded by the coding sequence ATGACTCGTTTAAGCGTTAACATCAATAAAATTGCCACGATTCGGAATGCGCGTGGTGGCAACAATCCGAACCTTGTTCAGGTCGCGCTCGATTGCGAGCGGTTCGGGGCTCAGGGTATCACGGTCCACCCCCGCCCCGACGAACGTCATATCCGCTACCAGGATGTACTGGACCTGAACGAAGTGGTCACGACCGAATTCAATATCGAAGGTAATCCCGATGAGCGGTTTATAGCGCTGGTGAAGCGGGTAAAGCCCGCGCAGGTAACGCTCGTTCCGGATGCAGTCGATGCAATTACCTCAAACGCGGGTTGGGACACCATCCGTTATGCGGATCACCTTCGGCGATTGGTAGAAACGTTTAAAGAAGACGGTATTCGCGTGTCGATCTTCGTTGATGCCGATGAACGCATGGTCGAAGGAGCCAAAGCGGTCGGCACGGACCGGATCGAGTTATATACCGAGCCGTATGCTACCCAGTACCCAGAAAATCCCGATGCAGCCGTTGCTCCGTTTGTGCGCGCGGCCCGAAAGGCCACCGAACTCGGCCTCGAACTCAACGCGGGTCATGATTTAAGTCTGGAAAATCTGCGTTTCTTTGATGAACAGATTCCGGAGTTGAAAGAGGTGTCCATTGGTCACGCCCTGGTCTGCGATGCGCTTTATTTCGGTCTGGAGAATACCATACAGATGTATTTACGCAGCCTATCCCAACCGGGATTTATGTGA
- the mnmH gene encoding tRNA 2-selenouridine(34) synthase MnmH, with protein sequence MVHQLSVDEFLEKAQTLPIIDVRSPGEFDHAHIPGAVSIPLFDNDERAQVGTKYKNAGKDAAVLVGLDLVGPKLAGFVKQSKKLNQPTKEVLVHCWRGGMRSGSFAWLLDTAGLTASTLVGGYKAYRNVVLSAFAEPRTLIILGGKTGSGKTDILNELARQGEQIIDLEKLAHHKGSTYGAIGQLRQPATEQFENTLFTEWRQLDAGRRIWLEDESRNIGSCFIPIALWQQMQVAPVALIDLPKKTRISRLVTEYTGIDHALLVEATERIRKRLGGKVTKDALDALAQHDYATVADLTLDYYDKAYLHGLAHRDPATVRSFPIESDDPVQTASQLIAWADKCA encoded by the coding sequence ATGGTTCACCAGTTATCCGTCGACGAATTTTTAGAAAAGGCGCAGACACTGCCGATCATCGACGTTCGCTCGCCGGGGGAGTTCGACCACGCCCATATTCCAGGCGCGGTGAGCATTCCCCTGTTCGACAATGACGAACGGGCGCAGGTTGGCACGAAGTACAAAAATGCCGGTAAAGATGCGGCTGTTCTGGTGGGACTGGACCTGGTTGGGCCGAAGCTGGCCGGGTTCGTCAAGCAGTCGAAAAAACTGAACCAGCCGACTAAAGAAGTGCTGGTGCACTGCTGGCGGGGCGGTATGCGTAGCGGATCGTTTGCGTGGCTCCTCGACACGGCAGGGCTGACCGCTTCGACCCTGGTTGGTGGATACAAGGCCTATCGCAACGTCGTTCTATCTGCTTTTGCCGAACCGCGTACTCTCATCATTCTGGGTGGTAAAACGGGTAGTGGTAAAACCGATATATTGAACGAACTAGCTCGTCAGGGCGAACAGATCATTGATCTGGAAAAACTGGCTCACCATAAAGGATCGACATACGGTGCGATTGGACAGCTTCGGCAGCCCGCAACCGAACAGTTCGAAAATACGCTGTTCACCGAGTGGCGTCAGCTAGATGCCGGTCGCCGGATTTGGCTCGAAGATGAAAGCCGTAATATTGGCTCCTGCTTCATCCCGATAGCGCTGTGGCAGCAAATGCAGGTAGCCCCGGTGGCCCTAATCGATTTACCCAAAAAGACTCGTATTTCTCGGCTGGTAACTGAATATACCGGCATTGATCATGCGCTCCTCGTTGAAGCTACCGAACGGATACGGAAGCGCCTGGGAGGTAAAGTAACCAAAGATGCCCTCGACGCGTTGGCCCAACACGATTATGCAACCGTTGCTGATTTGACTCTCGATTATTACGACAAAGCCTACCTTCATGGTCTGGCTCACCGCGATCCGGCTACAGTTCGTTCCTTTCCGATCGAGTCTGATGATCCGGTCCAGACCGCGAGCCAGCTTATTGCATGGGCGGATAAATGCGCTTAA
- a CDS encoding succinate dehydrogenase/fumarate reductase iron-sulfur subunit translates to MKINLKVWRQKNSNTEGKLVEYNLDNVSEDMSFLEMFDVLNDSLTRKGEDPVTFDHDCREGICGTCSMYINGRAHGPQTGATTCQLHMRSFNDGDTIVVEPWRARAFPVIKDLMVDRSAFDRIIQSGGYVSVNTGSARDANEILIPRTIADEAMDAAACIACGACVAACKNASAMLFVSAKVSQLAILPQGQAEHKERAERMVAQMDSEGFGACSFTGACSVECPKSISLDHIARMNREYLGAKLTSNNA, encoded by the coding sequence ATGAAGATTAATCTAAAAGTCTGGAGACAGAAAAATAGCAATACAGAAGGTAAACTGGTTGAATATAATCTGGATAACGTATCGGAAGATATGTCGTTCTTGGAAATGTTCGACGTACTGAATGACTCTCTCACTCGAAAAGGAGAAGATCCGGTTACCTTCGACCATGACTGCCGCGAAGGCATCTGCGGTACGTGTTCAATGTACATCAACGGTCGGGCGCATGGACCGCAAACGGGGGCAACAACCTGCCAGTTGCACATGCGTTCGTTCAACGATGGCGATACCATCGTGGTAGAACCCTGGCGGGCGCGGGCTTTCCCGGTCATCAAGGATCTGATGGTAGACCGTTCAGCGTTCGACCGGATCATTCAGTCGGGTGGGTATGTGTCAGTCAATACGGGTTCGGCTCGTGATGCAAACGAAATACTGATTCCTCGTACCATTGCCGATGAAGCAATGGACGCGGCTGCCTGTATCGCTTGTGGAGCCTGCGTAGCAGCTTGCAAAAACGCGTCGGCTATGCTGTTTGTATCGGCTAAAGTATCTCAATTAGCTATCTTGCCACAAGGGCAGGCTGAGCACAAGGAGCGGGCCGAACGCATGGTTGCTCAGATGGACTCTGAGGGATTTGGTGCCTGTTCGTTTACCGGTGCCTGTTCCGTAGAATGTCCGAAGTCTATCTCGCTGGATCACATCGCACGGATGAACCGCGAATATCTGGGCGCAAAACTAACCTCGAACAACGCGTAG
- a CDS encoding DUF3050 domain-containing protein: protein MNEQLNFLSTRIEPLRERLTSHPLYASVRTIDDLRLFMQSHVWAVWDFMSLLKSLQRSLTCVDVPWLPVGNPETRYLINEIVVGEESDVDPAGNRLSHFELYLKAMHEAGANTDQMTAFVGELTQGRTIEEALATVRLPDGSRQFVNFTFDLIKKGKLHEIAAVFTFGREDLIPDLFIALVRQLRDQSPAQLGLFTYYLERHIEVDGDHHSHLAKAMTAELCGSDSQRWNEATLAVEAALEARIALWTSVYDQISQPENV from the coding sequence ATGAATGAGCAACTAAATTTTTTATCGACTCGCATTGAGCCTCTCCGTGAGCGCCTGACCAGTCACCCCTTGTATGCTTCGGTGCGTACCATCGACGATTTGCGGCTGTTCATGCAGTCTCACGTTTGGGCCGTATGGGATTTCATGTCGCTCCTCAAATCCCTTCAGCGCAGTTTGACCTGTGTCGATGTGCCCTGGTTACCGGTCGGCAATCCCGAAACGCGCTACCTGATCAACGAGATTGTTGTGGGCGAAGAAAGTGACGTAGATCCGGCAGGTAATCGCCTAAGCCATTTTGAGCTTTACCTGAAAGCCATGCACGAAGCGGGGGCCAATACCGACCAGATGACCGCATTTGTCGGTGAACTGACGCAGGGACGTACCATTGAGGAAGCCCTGGCAACGGTGCGCCTACCGGATGGGAGCCGTCAGTTCGTTAATTTCACGTTCGACCTCATCAAAAAAGGGAAACTACACGAGATAGCTGCCGTGTTCACATTCGGTCGCGAAGACCTGATTCCCGATCTGTTCATTGCGCTGGTGCGCCAGTTACGCGATCAATCGCCCGCGCAACTAGGTCTCTTCACCTACTATCTGGAACGACACATTGAAGTCGATGGCGATCACCATTCGCATTTGGCAAAGGCCATGACCGCTGAGCTTTGCGGATCGGACAGCCAACGCTGGAACGAAGCAACCCTGGCCGTTGAAGCCGCGCTGGAAGCCAGAATTGCGTTGTGGACCAGTGTCTATGATCAGATTTCTCAGCCAGAGAACGTCTAA